In Eubalaena glacialis isolate mEubGla1 chromosome 3, mEubGla1.1.hap2.+ XY, whole genome shotgun sequence, the following are encoded in one genomic region:
- the MIA3 gene encoding transport and Golgi organization protein 1 homolog isoform X3, with amino-acid sequence MDSVPATVPYVTSSPGDPELLGPLSVLYAALIGRLLELVATLPDDVQPGPDFYGLPWKPVLTTAFLGIVSLAIFFWRTVLAVKNRVYQVTEQQISEKLKNIMKENAELVQKLSSYEQKIKESKKHVQETKKQNMILSDEAIRFKDKIKNLEETNEILGDTAKSLRAMLESEREQNAKNQDLISENKKSVEKLKDVISMNASEFSEVQIALNEAKLSEEKVKSECHRVQEENARLKKKKEQLQQEIKDWSKSHAELSEQIRSFEKSQKDLEVALTHKDDNINALTNCITQLNQLDCESESEGQNKGGNESDELANGEVGGDRSEKVKKQIKQMMDISRTQTAISVVEEDLKLLQFKLRASMSTKCNLEDQIKKLEEDRNSLQSAKAVLEDECKTLRQKVEILNELYQQKEMALQKKLSQEEYERQEREQRLSAADEQAVLAAEEVKTYKRRIEEMEEELQKTERSFKNQIATHEKKAHDNWLKARAAERAIAEEKREAANLRHKLLELTQKMAMLQEEPVIIKPMPGRPNTQNLPRRGPLSQNGSFGPSPVSGGECSPPLTADPPARPLSATLNRREVPRSEFGSVDGPLPRPRWSSEASGKPSASDPESGAAPMMNSSSRSSSPSKVVDEGKVNMAAKGPPPFPGAPLMSSPVGGPLLPPIRYGPPPQLCGPFGPRPLPPPFGPGLRPPLGLREYAPGVPPGKRDLPLDPREFLPGHAPFRPLGSLGPREYFIPGTRLPPPTHGPQDYPPSSAARDSPASGSRGEPPPASQSTSQGCSQAFTQSP; translated from the exons ATGGACTCAGTTCCTGCCACTGTGCCTTATGTCACCTCTTCCCCGGGAGACCCGgagcttctgggacccctgtcgGTGCTCTACGCAGCCCTCATCGGCAGGCTTCTGGAG CTAGTTGCTACATTGCCTGATGATGTTCAGCCTGGGCCTGATTTTTATGGACTGCCCTGGAAGCCTGTACTCACCACTGCCTTCTTAGGAATTGTTTCACTTGCCATTTTCTTCTGGAGAACTGTCCTTGCT gtAAAGAATAGAGTATATCAAG TCACTGAACAGCAAATTTCTGAGAAGTTGAAGAATATCATGAAAGAAAATGCAGAGCTCGTACAAAAATTATCAAGTTATGAGCAGAAG atcaaggaatcaaagaaacatgttcaagaaaccaagaaacaaaacatGATTCTCTCTGACGAAGCAATTAGATTTAAG GATAAAATCAAGAATCTTGAAGAAACTAATGAAATTCTGGGTGACACAGCTAAAAGTTTGCGTGCTATGTTAGAATCTGAGAGAGAACAGAATGCGAAGAATCAGGACTTG atatcagaaaacaagaaatctGTAGAGAAGTTAAAAGATGTTATTTCAATGAATGCCTCAGAATTTTCAGAG GTTCAAATTGCCCTTAATGAAGCTAAACTTAGTGAAGAGAAAGTGAAGTCTGAATGCCATCGGGTTCAAGAAGAAAATGCTAGActtaagaagaagaaagagcag TTGCAGCAAGAAATCAAAGACTGGAGTAAATCACATGCTGAGCTCAGTGAACAAATCAGATCATTTGAGAAGTCTCAGAAAGATTTGGAAGTAGCTCTCACTCACAAAGATGATAATATTAAT GCTTTGACTAATTGCATTACACAGTTGAATCAGTTAGATTGTGAATCTGAATCTGAGGGTcaaaataaaggaggaaatgaATCAGATGAATTAGCAAATGGAGAAGTGGGAG gtGACCGGAGTGAGAAGGTGAAAAAGCAGATTAAGCAGATGATGGACATTTCTCgg ACACAGACTGCAATATCAGTAGTTGAAGAGGATCTAAAACTTTTACAATTTAAACTTAGAGCCTCCATGTCCACTAAATGTAACCTGGAAG ACCAAATAAAGAAATTAGAGGAGGATCGCAATTCCCTGCAGTCTGCCAAAGCTGTACTGGAAGATGAATGCAAAACACTGAGGCAGAAAGTGGAGATTCTGAATGAGCTCTATCAGCAGAAGGAGATGGCTCTGCAAAA GAAATTGAGTCAAGAAGAGTATGAGCGGCAAGAAAGAGAGCAGCGGCTGTCAGCTGCAGATGAACAGGCGGTTTTGGCGGCAGAGGAAGTGAAAACCTACAA GCGGAGAATTGAAGAAATGGAGGAAGAATTACAGAAGACAGAGCGCTCATTTAAAAACCAG ATCGCTACTCATGAGAAGAAAGCTCACGATAACtgg CTCAAAGCTCGTGCTGCAGAAAGAGCTATAgctgaagagaaaagagaagctgCCAACTTGAGACACAA ATTACTGGAACTAACCCAAAAGATGGCAATGCTGCAAGAAGAACCTGTGATTATAAAACCAATGccaggaagacccaacacacaaaACCTTCCACGGAGAG GTCCCCTGAGCCAGAATGGCTCTTTTGGCCCATCTCCTGTGAGTGGTGGAGAATGCTCCCCGCCGCTGACAGCAGACCCACCCGCAAGACCTCTGTCTGCTACGCTTAACCGAAGAGAGGTGCCTCGGAGTGAATTTG GGTCAGTGGATGGGCCTCTACCTCGTCCTCGATGGTCATCTGAGGCATCTGGGAAACCCTCTGCCTCTG ATCCAGAATCTGGTGCAGCTCCCATGATGAACAGTAGCTCAAGAAGCTCTTCCCCCTCTAAGGTGGTGGATGAGGGCAAG GTTAATATGGCTGCAAAAGGGCCCCCTCCTTTTCCAGGGGCACCCCTCATGAGCTCCCCCGTGGGAGGCCCTCTACTACCACCCATTCGATACGGACCACCTCCTCAACTCTGCGGGCCTTTTGGGCCTCGGCCACTTCCTCCGCCCTTTG gtCCTGGTTTGCGTCCACCACTTGGCTTAAGAGAATATGCACCAGGCGTTCCACCAGGAAAACGGGACCTGCCTCTTGACCCTCGAGAATTCTTACCAGGACACGCACCTTTTAGACCTTTAGGCTCTCTTGGCCCAAGAGAGTACTTTATCCCTGGTACCCGATTACCACCCCCAACCCATGGCCCCCAGGATTATCCACCTTCCTCTGCTGCAAGAGACTCACCGGCTTCCGGCTCCAGAGGTGAGCCCCCGCCTGCCTCTCAGAGCACTAGCCAGGGCTGTTCGCAGGCTTTCACACAGAGCCCGTAA